In a genomic window of Xylanivirga thermophila:
- a CDS encoding energy-coupling factor ABC transporter permease, which produces MSHIHLPDGVLNNVWWLLLSAYVGAILIVYISLKGIDRHQAVKKVPMTGVVAAIMLVTMSIPLGFIPFHINFSVLSGILAGPNLAFTAIFVVNIILAFIGHGGITVAGLNTIIIGVEMYVGTKLFHVFSRRMSQPLSAGFSTFIALMVSTALMFGVLAMSGNLDMEHMLHHHDGHETHITDQAHKGEQIGFGALSVVLLLGFTIESVVTALVVSFLRKVRPDLICI; this is translated from the coding sequence ATGAGTCATATACACTTACCAGATGGTGTACTTAACAATGTATGGTGGTTACTTTTATCTGCATATGTGGGAGCTATACTTATAGTGTACATATCCCTTAAGGGAATCGACCGTCATCAGGCAGTAAAGAAGGTTCCAATGACAGGAGTGGTGGCGGCTATAATGCTTGTAACCATGTCAATACCCCTTGGTTTTATACCATTTCATATAAATTTTTCAGTATTAAGTGGTATACTGGCAGGGCCTAATCTGGCATTTACAGCTATATTTGTAGTAAATATCATATTGGCATTTATAGGACATGGAGGTATTACTGTAGCAGGCCTCAATACTATTATAATAGGTGTTGAGATGTATGTAGGCACAAAGTTATTTCATGTTTTTAGCCGCAGGATGAGCCAACCATTATCCGCCGGTTTTTCTACATTTATAGCTCTTATGGTATCTACAGCTCTCATGTTTGGAGTGTTAGCGATGTCTGGAAATCTTGATATGGAGCACATGTTACATCATCATGATGGGCATGAAACACATATAACTGACCAGGCTCACAAAGGAGAACAGATAGGATTTGGGGCACTATCTGTCGTGCTGTTGCTTGGCTTTACTATCGAAAGTGTAGTTACTGCACTAGTAGTATCTTTTTTAAGAAAGGTAAGGCCTGATCTTATATGTATTTAG
- a CDS encoding AAA domain-containing protein translates to MAALAKQPDCKVLDNLDDIVNILSRRDKKKRPASFTWSQVDKEVHRQILYLVADELNLSSPRFIASKHLEKHKFKFLNGSPLNGLYSYYKNNVPRKKGDHIIINICDQLDIPDVDIDDWIHYLKNNNIFSWRNVPNDVKREVLLRACQELGYPHPLSIKNNDFSHRFEFLNGRTLTGFYTYFKNISSNMRGNVIKTMCDTLNIEIREEDWIEYIVSDSTNVFWDIIPTDIMGSILYKSAKQMGYTNPRMMSIDDLKIPINFLNGLTLYSFASRFFGVDKGGTASVDYICDRYEIPQLEFNEWIYLISHHQGYKWERMPRSYINRILTIRANEIGKSNPRMLKYDDICAPCKFLNGKTLSSLYTYFSSIKPDGDGDIINFMCDETGVQPLTIYEWISTIEGPNSKTCWDNIPLSVKKNILIMAANELGLKSPRMMDYKDFCNTRFKFLKGKTLSGLYASYAAKDKNVNTPVVITIYDDLGIEQLTTNDWIEAIGLSNMCRWDSVPLKVQREMIIRSASEMGLPHPRLMGTKEFDSVPLAFLKGKTLCGLYYHYGAKLPNPNMQITQFIFDTLNIPRLDIHPKTGRINTIDTETHNKYFDSHANFKAFVNDYLQHFNMESLCKKYTAINNAKKAGIYKKGLVTVLAPLSKEEYLDYLYEALKNIPRDELGFRKKDGDYTLQRKDLYAIAKVPYHERHRNKIDFSYPLIVPLKEKAWVIEQLKMHKDILNITVQKFHEVPCIYLVYLEETAIFQIPMAFMPGDILTSNTGYEFEVVDCREKKTEDAYVAELRPLSPIQDWEFNGIKSFTRDSNDSILATFMENLIEDVEMDTLSPLMAIVLGLKKEKRLTEQSLKKIPDKEFINKAILTNSAQKQGVELACSLDGKENTIAIIQGPPGTGKTTLIEEIALQYYNKGKNVLIIAKTNVAVDNVLEKLITHKIRVLRTGNNIELKSALPYATTVSTSNARYMAMLADNNRISLGTPMGYYLDKNIDPSEEHYDIVIIDEASQMDIPETLFALHFADKCVMIGDHLQIPPFPTPTEVLLEYDPYMDITTREELQKSLFENLITDKFRFNSLLLDINYRTDNPKMVSLISDLVYDGKLSPNRDSMYYMVPRTKRKKLFPDNLIEVIDTSEFADERTRMETEINATYYNLCEAMLSVKKVLDLVQKGESLNDICIITPYKAHAEKIKEIFMNQSKYFIGYKQPLAQFINKNIYTVDSFQGREQQIVIINWVRSNYSLPGLPTKTGFLRDFRRVNVALSRAKKQLIIIGDFETLTKSDNMKVRYMFSKLKALNAQKKIVL, encoded by the coding sequence ATGGCGGCATTAGCCAAACAACCAGACTGTAAAGTTTTGGACAATTTAGATGATATAGTAAACATACTGTCAAGAAGGGATAAGAAAAAGCGTCCTGCTTCTTTTACTTGGAGTCAAGTAGACAAAGAAGTGCATCGCCAAATATTATACCTTGTAGCAGACGAACTAAATCTATCCAGTCCCCGGTTTATAGCATCCAAACATCTGGAAAAACATAAATTTAAATTTTTAAATGGTTCTCCACTAAATGGTCTATATTCATATTATAAAAATAATGTTCCTAGAAAAAAAGGGGATCATATTATAATAAATATATGTGACCAACTGGATATACCAGATGTGGACATAGACGACTGGATACATTACTTAAAAAACAATAATATATTTTCGTGGAGAAACGTGCCAAATGATGTAAAACGAGAAGTTTTGCTCCGTGCCTGCCAGGAATTAGGCTATCCCCACCCCCTTTCTATCAAAAATAACGACTTTTCCCATAGATTTGAATTTTTAAATGGTAGAACCCTAACGGGTTTTTATACCTATTTTAAGAATATATCTAGTAATATGCGGGGAAATGTAATAAAAACAATGTGCGACACATTGAATATAGAGATAAGGGAAGAAGATTGGATAGAGTATATAGTAAGTGACTCCACCAATGTATTCTGGGATATAATCCCTACAGACATAATGGGAAGCATACTCTATAAATCGGCAAAACAAATGGGATATACCAATCCCCGTATGATGTCTATAGATGATCTCAAGATACCTATTAATTTTTTAAACGGACTTACTCTGTATAGTTTCGCCTCACGATTTTTTGGAGTTGATAAAGGCGGTACAGCTAGTGTAGATTATATATGCGATAGGTATGAGATACCTCAGTTGGAATTTAACGAATGGATATATCTAATATCCCATCATCAAGGATACAAATGGGAAAGAATGCCCCGTTCTTATATAAATCGCATACTGACTATAAGGGCAAATGAGATAGGAAAATCAAATCCACGGATGTTGAAATATGATGATATTTGTGCCCCATGTAAATTTTTGAACGGGAAAACACTATCTAGCCTATATACCTATTTTAGCAGTATCAAGCCAGATGGTGATGGAGATATAATAAACTTCATGTGTGATGAGACAGGTGTACAACCTCTTACCATATATGAATGGATATCTACTATAGAAGGGCCTAACTCAAAGACATGCTGGGATAATATTCCTCTGAGTGTAAAAAAGAATATACTTATTATGGCAGCAAATGAACTTGGACTTAAAAGCCCTAGGATGATGGATTATAAAGATTTTTGCAACACCCGCTTTAAATTTTTAAAAGGTAAAACCCTATCGGGCCTCTATGCCTCCTATGCGGCAAAGGACAAAAATGTAAATACACCTGTGGTAATTACCATATATGATGACTTAGGTATAGAGCAACTTACAACAAATGATTGGATAGAGGCCATAGGCCTTTCAAATATGTGCCGATGGGATAGTGTACCCCTAAAAGTGCAAAGGGAAATGATAATTAGGTCAGCATCTGAGATGGGACTTCCCCACCCTAGACTTATGGGTACAAAAGAATTTGATAGCGTTCCATTAGCTTTTTTAAAGGGTAAAACCTTGTGTGGCCTTTATTATCATTATGGGGCAAAACTACCGAATCCAAATATGCAGATAACCCAGTTTATTTTTGACACCCTAAATATCCCTAGATTGGATATTCACCCAAAGACTGGGAGAATAAATACTATAGATACAGAAACCCATAATAAATATTTCGATAGTCATGCCAACTTCAAGGCCTTTGTAAATGACTATTTGCAACATTTTAATATGGAAAGCCTATGTAAAAAGTATACTGCCATAAATAATGCAAAAAAAGCCGGTATATACAAAAAAGGGCTTGTAACCGTACTTGCACCCTTAAGCAAAGAAGAATATTTAGATTATCTATATGAGGCATTAAAGAACATACCGAGGGATGAACTAGGGTTTAGAAAAAAAGATGGAGACTATACACTACAGAGGAAAGATCTATATGCGATTGCAAAAGTTCCGTACCATGAGCGCCATAGGAATAAAATAGATTTTTCTTACCCACTCATAGTCCCTTTAAAGGAAAAAGCTTGGGTTATAGAACAGCTGAAGATGCACAAGGATATACTGAACATTACGGTTCAAAAGTTTCATGAGGTGCCTTGCATATATTTGGTTTATCTCGAAGAAACTGCTATCTTCCAAATTCCCATGGCTTTTATGCCAGGAGATATTTTAACCTCAAATACAGGATATGAGTTTGAAGTAGTTGATTGCCGAGAGAAGAAAACAGAGGATGCATACGTAGCTGAGCTTAGACCTTTATCCCCCATTCAGGATTGGGAGTTTAACGGTATTAAGTCTTTTACTAGGGACTCAAATGATAGCATATTAGCAACTTTTATGGAAAATCTTATAGAGGATGTCGAAATGGACACATTATCTCCCCTCATGGCGATAGTGCTGGGACTGAAAAAAGAAAAACGTCTAACTGAACAAAGCCTAAAAAAAATACCGGACAAAGAGTTTATCAACAAGGCTATTCTCACCAATTCGGCCCAGAAACAAGGGGTAGAACTGGCATGTTCCCTAGATGGCAAAGAAAACACCATTGCCATTATACAGGGTCCCCCTGGAACTGGAAAAACCACCTTGATAGAGGAGATTGCCCTTCAATATTATAATAAGGGTAAAAACGTCCTTATAATTGCAAAGACCAATGTAGCAGTAGATAATGTGCTCGAAAAGCTGATAACCCATAAGATAAGAGTGCTGCGTACTGGAAATAATATTGAACTTAAATCTGCACTACCATATGCAACTACCGTATCAACATCTAACGCAAGGTATATGGCCATGCTTGCAGATAATAACAGGATATCTCTAGGTACACCTATGGGATACTATCTAGATAAGAACATAGATCCATCTGAAGAACACTATGATATTGTAATAATAGACGAAGCTTCACAGATGGATATACCAGAAACGCTTTTTGCCCTACATTTTGCAGATAAATGTGTGATGATAGGTGACCATTTGCAAATACCTCCCTTCCCTACACCAACGGAGGTGCTCCTTGAATATGATCCATATATGGACATAACTACAAGGGAAGAATTGCAAAAAAGCCTGTTTGAAAACTTAATAACAGATAAATTTAGGTTCAATAGTCTGCTACTAGATATAAATTATAGAACTGATAATCCTAAAATGGTGTCCCTAATATCCGATCTAGTATATGATGGTAAGTTGTCCCCAAATAGGGATTCCATGTATTACATGGTGCCACGTACTAAACGGAAAAAATTGTTCCCGGATAATCTTATAGAGGTTATAGATACCTCTGAATTTGCCGATGAACGAACCAGGATGGAAACCGAAATAAACGCCACATATTATAACTTGTGTGAAGCCATGCTATCGGTAAAGAAGGTGCTGGATCTTGTACAAAAGGGCGAATCTTTAAATGATATATGCATAATAACACCCTATAAGGCCCATGCTGAAAAGATAAAAGAAATCTTTATGAACCAGTCAAAATATTTTATAGGATACAAGCAACCCCTGGCACAGTTTATCAATAAAAACATATATACAGTAGACTCGTTTCAGGGGCGGGAGCAACAAATAGTAATTATAAACTGGGTACGGAGCAATTACAGTCTACCTGGACTACCTACTAAGACTGGATTTTTAAGGGACTTTAGACGAGTAAACGTTGCCTTATCCCGAGCAAAGAAGCAACTTATAATAATAGGCGATTTTGAAACTCTAACTAAATCCGATAATATGAAGGTTAGATATATGTTTTCAAAATTAAAAGCCTTAAATGCCCAAAAGAAAATTGTATTATAG
- a CDS encoding energy-coupling factor transporter transmembrane component T family protein: MYLAYFDYISNNGSSPFHKALPLSKIILSIFMLIFIISTVNLIKLCIMLIFVIVLFLVARIPLGRIGHLAIYPAIFSAIFALFKIGESKALALAIVLKSVDAALVMLFLFSTTPYIQILSLFSVFMPPILVDIFIFTYRTFFILVDSIANTLKSMRLRGGYHRLGLGKNLANMARVLGVIILHSFEMSERMYRIYMLRGYNGGIKIGRAKGNMGLNDLMLLSLSLLIFIGMVMTWKI; encoded by the coding sequence ATGTATTTAGCGTATTTTGATTATATATCCAATAATGGCAGTAGCCCTTTTCACAAGGCGCTGCCATTATCCAAGATAATTTTGTCCATCTTTATGCTTATATTTATAATATCCACTGTCAATTTGATAAAGCTATGTATCATGCTGATATTTGTTATAGTTTTATTTCTTGTTGCCCGTATCCCATTGGGACGGATAGGGCATTTGGCCATATATCCTGCTATATTTAGTGCGATATTTGCACTATTTAAGATAGGGGAATCAAAGGCACTTGCGTTAGCAATAGTATTAAAATCTGTGGATGCAGCTCTTGTTATGCTCTTTTTATTTTCAACCACCCCATATATCCAGATATTATCGCTGTTTTCCGTATTTATGCCTCCTATCTTGGTTGATATATTTATATTTACATACAGGACATTCTTTATCCTTGTGGACTCCATAGCAAATACGCTGAAAAGCATGAGGCTTCGTGGGGGATATCATAGGCTGGGGCTTGGTAAAAATCTCGCTAATATGGCTAGAGTGCTAGGGGTTATAATACTCCATTCGTTTGAGATGAGCGAACGTATGTATAGGATATATATGTTAAGGGGGTATAATGGGGGAATAAAGATCGGAAGGGCAAAGGGAAATATGGGTTTAAACGATTTAATGCTATTAAGCCTATCTTTGCTTATATTTATTGGGATGGTGATGACATGGAAGATTTAA
- a CDS encoding Ger(x)C family spore germination protein codes for MRRIISFILIFIILFTLVGCKNPFGSRIEINDMLFIEVMGIDKSSTNPDNVKITVAAKGKKGQGGGDEQGGPNQGTAAILVSEGRTIFEALRKLNSFADKTPFYSHTSNILIDEEIAKNDILKYMDFLSRDHEMRLNSNIFIVKGCTAEKFIRTGTTSQAFIGDRLKALLKNNDNLSVSAKVELIDLMKMFDDTKVSSYIPCVQLIENRDKTTGQRDIELSGLAIFKGTTLAGFLDSNTTRGLNWATNRVFSCPIIVYDREKNRVALDIIEAKGKIIPKILDDQISILIRIAMSSNISEYQGHANIFKMEYIDYLNEQQEKIIEREVLSALAFAKEHNADIFQFSNAIYNKYPIQWDSIKDGWFDTFPDIDVAVHVEGKINRTYDIRQSTRSMGDDQ; via the coding sequence ATGCGCAGAATTATAAGTTTCATCCTCATTTTTATAATATTATTTACGCTTGTGGGATGTAAAAACCCATTTGGTAGTAGAATAGAAATAAATGATATGCTTTTTATAGAAGTAATGGGAATTGATAAGTCCTCTACGAATCCAGATAATGTAAAGATTACTGTTGCAGCTAAGGGCAAGAAAGGGCAGGGCGGTGGGGATGAACAGGGGGGACCTAATCAGGGAACAGCTGCTATTTTGGTGTCTGAAGGAAGGACTATATTTGAAGCTTTAAGAAAATTAAATAGTTTTGCAGATAAAACGCCTTTTTATAGCCATACTAGTAATATATTAATAGATGAGGAAATTGCCAAAAATGACATATTAAAATATATGGATTTTTTATCCCGTGATCATGAAATGCGTTTAAATTCCAATATTTTCATAGTAAAAGGATGCACCGCAGAGAAATTTATACGGACAGGTACCACAAGCCAGGCATTTATAGGAGATAGACTTAAAGCACTACTTAAGAATAACGATAATTTATCTGTATCGGCTAAAGTAGAATTGATAGATTTGATGAAGATGTTTGATGATACGAAGGTGTCTTCATATATACCATGTGTACAGTTAATAGAGAATAGGGATAAAACTACAGGACAAAGGGATATCGAACTTTCAGGGTTAGCTATTTTTAAAGGAACGACATTGGCAGGTTTTTTAGATAGCAATACGACTAGAGGACTGAATTGGGCAACAAATAGAGTCTTTTCATGTCCTATTATAGTCTATGATAGGGAGAAAAACAGAGTAGCACTTGATATAATTGAGGCAAAGGGTAAAATAATTCCAAAGATTTTGGATGATCAGATATCCATATTGATAAGGATTGCCATGAGCAGCAATATATCAGAATATCAAGGGCATGCAAATATATTTAAAATGGAGTACATTGACTATTTAAATGAGCAGCAAGAAAAAATAATAGAAAGGGAGGTATTATCGGCTCTTGCATTTGCAAAAGAGCATAATGCAGATATATTTCAGTTTAGCAATGCAATTTATAATAAATACCCAATACAGTGGGACAGTATTAAGGATGGTTGGTTTGATACCTTTCCAGATATAGATGTGGCTGTACATGTAGAGGGAAAGATAAATAGAACTTATGATATACGACAATCTACAAGAAGTATGGGAGATGATCAATGA
- a CDS encoding solute carrier family 23 protein: MEFIHDLLAALGVILNGLPQGLLALSFGFASVPTALAFATGAIGNSIIGLVAPISFQAETITLAGTMGKDFQERISMIFIGGLIMTVIGAFGLLERIVDFIGPAITGGMMAGVGIMLAKVALEMARKNNIVGFSSIGIAFLTYFMTKDLVYTIVISVVISTIISIILKQESNIKVSPNEKLTLQKLTINPSVLRGALSMVCLNIGANIAFGKITGQIANANVNIDKLSIVSSLADMVSSIFGGAPVESIISATGSAPHPVFSGVIMMSIMAIILFVGLLPKLGKYVPSESIAGFLFVLGAIVTVPSNAQAALTQANIAGGAVIGGVTMTVTAITDPFLGMLSGLIVKLLAGWLGL; this comes from the coding sequence ATGGAATTTATTCATGATTTATTAGCTGCACTAGGAGTAATACTAAATGGCTTACCGCAAGGACTATTAGCATTATCATTTGGATTTGCCTCGGTACCTACCGCCTTGGCCTTTGCAACTGGTGCCATAGGAAACAGCATAATAGGCTTAGTAGCCCCCATATCATTTCAGGCAGAAACCATAACGCTGGCAGGCACCATGGGAAAAGATTTTCAAGAGCGTATATCAATGATATTCATTGGCGGACTAATAATGACAGTCATAGGTGCATTTGGACTTTTAGAAAGGATAGTAGACTTTATAGGGCCTGCCATAACAGGAGGTATGATGGCCGGCGTAGGTATAATGCTGGCTAAAGTAGCTTTGGAAATGGCCCGCAAAAATAACATAGTGGGATTTTCATCTATAGGTATTGCATTTTTGACCTATTTTATGACTAAGGATCTTGTATATACCATAGTAATTTCAGTAGTAATATCCACCATAATATCCATAATACTTAAACAGGAATCGAATATAAAGGTTTCACCCAATGAAAAACTCACCCTTCAAAAACTTACAATAAATCCATCAGTACTAAGGGGCGCCCTATCCATGGTATGCTTAAATATCGGTGCCAACATAGCCTTTGGCAAGATAACAGGACAGATTGCCAATGCAAATGTCAATATAGATAAACTCTCGATAGTAAGTAGCCTAGCCGATATGGTATCCTCCATATTTGGAGGTGCCCCTGTAGAATCCATAATATCAGCTACTGGCAGTGCACCCCATCCCGTATTTTCAGGGGTAATTATGATGTCCATCATGGCAATTATACTATTTGTAGGATTACTACCCAAGCTCGGTAAATATGTACCCAGCGAATCAATAGCAGGATTCCTATTTGTGCTAGGTGCTATAGTAACCGTACCATCAAACGCCCAAGCCGCTCTTACCCAGGCTAATATAGCCGGTGGAGCAGTGATAGGAGGCGTTACCATGACAGTTACAGCAATAACAGATCCATTCCTTGGTATGCTGTCAGGTCTTATTGTAAAACTATTGGCAGGATGGTTGGGATTGTAG
- a CDS encoding spore germination protein, translating to MFRDLINKLKLRDRENVDKNKEHVQLNSHNLKKILGGSEDVIFRCIYVGENVPVQLIFIDGLIDNSLISNFILKPLEEQMEFKRAKTEAEIIKGLDKGTVYYSSQKKQRDISEVLDDVLSGSIALVFDASHIAFTFEVKGFEKRSITEPSGENIIKGAKDAFVETLRVNTATIRRKIKSPNLRIEKITLGEQTSTSVGIIYIDNLTNRNMVSEVKKRLKNIEVDGVLTTAFVEEYIIDKKHTVFPQVLYTERPDKFCSNIIEGRIGLVIDGISLGLIVPAVFLQFLQAPEDYSQNFIISSIIRFLRFILVVVTLYLPGFYVAITSFHHDLIPTELAISIDFSKAGVPFPSFVEIIIMLIAFEVLVEAGLRLPQNIGQAVSIVGAVIVGQAAVSAKLVSPAVVIAVAVTAISSFAIPNQDFSNALRLWRFILVILSSIAGLFGLSMGGLILLYHLCTINILGVPYLSPFVATNGEREEDALFRFPISMQKNRPINLKTTNKKRRG from the coding sequence ATGTTTCGGGATCTTATAAACAAGTTAAAATTAAGGGATCGGGAAAATGTGGATAAAAACAAAGAGCATGTACAGTTAAACTCCCATAATTTAAAGAAGATACTTGGCGGGAGCGAAGATGTAATATTCAGGTGCATATATGTGGGAGAGAATGTACCTGTGCAGCTGATTTTTATAGATGGTCTAATTGATAATAGCCTTATAAGCAATTTTATATTAAAACCACTTGAGGAACAAATGGAGTTTAAAAGGGCAAAGACGGAAGCAGAAATAATAAAGGGATTGGATAAAGGTACTGTATACTATTCATCGCAGAAAAAACAGCGTGATATAAGTGAAGTTCTAGATGATGTCCTAAGCGGGAGCATTGCATTGGTTTTTGATGCTTCACATATTGCCTTTACTTTTGAAGTAAAGGGTTTTGAGAAAAGGAGTATAACTGAACCGTCTGGAGAGAATATTATAAAGGGAGCAAAGGATGCTTTTGTTGAAACATTACGTGTAAATACGGCTACTATAAGGCGAAAAATAAAATCTCCAAATCTAAGGATAGAAAAAATTACCTTGGGGGAACAGACATCCACCTCCGTTGGTATAATATATATTGATAATCTAACTAATAGAAATATGGTCAGTGAAGTAAAAAAAAGGTTAAAAAATATTGAAGTGGATGGTGTACTTACTACTGCCTTTGTAGAAGAATACATAATAGATAAAAAGCATACGGTATTCCCCCAGGTATTATATACTGAAAGACCGGATAAATTTTGTTCCAATATAATAGAGGGCAGGATAGGGCTTGTTATAGATGGAATATCCTTAGGGCTTATAGTCCCTGCTGTTTTTTTGCAGTTTTTACAGGCACCTGAGGACTATTCCCAAAATTTCATAATAAGTTCCATAATAAGATTTTTAAGATTTATATTGGTAGTAGTTACTTTATACCTGCCAGGATTTTATGTGGCAATTACTTCATTTCATCATGATCTGATTCCTACGGAATTGGCCATATCCATTGATTTTTCAAAAGCAGGGGTACCTTTTCCCTCTTTTGTGGAGATTATAATTATGCTTATAGCTTTTGAAGTTTTAGTTGAAGCTGGACTTAGACTGCCTCAAAATATCGGACAGGCAGTATCCATAGTTGGTGCAGTTATAGTAGGGCAGGCAGCAGTAAGTGCAAAATTGGTATCTCCTGCCGTTGTTATTGCTGTAGCAGTGACAGCCATATCAAGTTTTGCCATACCAAATCAGGATTTTTCCAATGCACTTAGATTATGGCGATTTATACTGGTTATACTAAGTAGTATAGCGGGACTATTTGGATTGAGCATGGGTGGGCTTATTCTACTATATCATCTATGCACTATTAATATATTGGGAGTACCATATTTATCACCGTTTGTGGCAACAAATGGTGAACGGGAGGAAGATGCATTGTTTAGATTTCCAATAAGTATGCAGAAAAATAGACCTATAAACTTAAAGACCACAAATAAAAAGAGGCGGGGTTAA
- a CDS encoding L,D-transpeptidase family protein: MAKKKVNKKYINIVYLVILLVVYMLMRNYDGNLGQTSLATGIIKEDEYNIYIDLTKSMLYLFKGDELVAKYPVAQGKSSSPSPIGSWKIVYKARNWGSGFGTRWMGLNVPWGKYGIHGTNKPGSIGSMASGGCFRMHNRDVEKLYDIVPTGTRVVVYGGPFGNIGSGLRKLTPGDRSSHVLEVQKRLKNLGYYEGSLDGIYGEGLKNAIIRFKKDMGLPINHTVDWQTYNALGIISFE, encoded by the coding sequence TTGGCTAAAAAAAAGGTTAATAAAAAATATATAAATATTGTGTATTTGGTGATATTATTGGTAGTATATATGTTAATGAGAAATTATGATGGCAATTTGGGACAGACTTCATTAGCGACAGGGATAATAAAAGAAGATGAATATAATATATATATTGATCTTACAAAATCCATGTTATATCTCTTCAAGGGAGATGAACTTGTAGCAAAATACCCGGTGGCCCAGGGTAAATCATCATCCCCTTCACCTATAGGTTCGTGGAAGATAGTATATAAGGCAAGAAATTGGGGTTCAGGATTTGGTACAAGATGGATGGGGCTCAATGTGCCATGGGGCAAATATGGCATACATGGTACAAACAAACCAGGATCTATAGGTAGCATGGCATCGGGAGGATGTTTTCGTATGCATAACAGGGATGTGGAAAAATTATATGATATAGTGCCTACAGGGACAAGGGTTGTAGTATATGGTGGCCCATTTGGCAATATAGGAAGCGGACTCAGAAAGTTGACCCCAGGGGATAGAAGTTCCCATGTGTTGGAAGTACAAAAACGCCTTAAAAACCTTGGATATTATGAGGGCAGCTTGGATGGCATCTATGGAGAAGGATTAAAGAATGCAATTATAAGATTTAAAAAGGATATGGGACTGCCTATCAACCATACAGTGGATTGGCAAACCTATAATGCCCTTGGTATAATATCATTTGAATAG
- a CDS encoding GerAB/ArcD/ProY family transporter: MLSDKNKVSLYQAMLLFMTILFTAAIRFVPLTTARKAGRAAWLIPIPTAIVLAVLFILLHNIYKKYPNNSVLDIIEDILGRPLAIVLAALYLMWFVIITSLFTRYYGGRLVATIFPNGDIRIFMICMLAFVGVMLQSGIVTICRMNEIIFYVIVTVFIILIFLMLPQVDIKNLTPITYKDIIPILDGSLSILSLWVYFVYMFFFGDEINDKEKIWKTGIKTTFFLFITTMLFLFIVIGRVGASIVQRLPLPFVASVKIISLFNTLERLESLVVILWISADAILIATMTYITLKTGKYLFKLSTIKPFIWIMLTFIYFFSLYIAKSLFELQSFSSKVADFGDLTFGAIIPVSVYIIGKVRKKI; the protein is encoded by the coding sequence GTGTTATCTGATAAAAATAAAGTGTCATTATATCAGGCCATGCTACTTTTTATGACTATACTATTTACGGCTGCCATAAGGTTTGTACCACTGACAACAGCACGAAAGGCAGGACGAGCTGCATGGCTTATACCTATACCTACTGCAATAGTCTTAGCAGTGCTTTTTATATTATTACATAATATCTATAAAAAATATCCTAATAATTCTGTGCTTGATATTATAGAAGATATATTAGGCAGACCGCTAGCTATAGTGCTGGCGGCATTGTATCTTATGTGGTTTGTAATAATTACATCATTATTTACCAGATACTATGGAGGCAGATTGGTTGCTACTATTTTTCCGAATGGTGATATACGGATATTCATGATATGCATGCTAGCTTTTGTAGGGGTGATGTTGCAATCTGGAATTGTAACCATATGCAGGATGAATGAAATTATATTTTATGTGATAGTTACAGTTTTTATAATTCTGATATTTTTGATGCTTCCTCAAGTAGATATAAAAAATTTGACCCCTATAACATATAAGGATATAATACCTATTTTAGATGGTAGCTTGAGCATCTTATCATTGTGGGTGTATTTTGTTTATATGTTTTTTTTTGGTGATGAGATAAACGATAAGGAAAAAATATGGAAAACAGGGATAAAAACTACATTTTTTCTCTTTATAACTACAATGCTTTTTCTGTTTATAGTCATAGGACGCGTGGGAGCCTCCATAGTACAAAGATTACCTTTACCATTTGTAGCTTCAGTAAAGATCATATCCCTTTTTAATACGCTGGAGAGATTGGAATCATTGGTAGTCATACTATGGATATCTGCAGATGCCATATTAATTGCGACTATGACATATATTACTTTGAAAACAGGCAAATATTTGTTTAAATTATCTACTATAAAGCCATTTATATGGATAATGCTAACTTTTATATATTTCTTTAGCCTGTACATAGCAAAGAGTTTATTTGAATTGCAATCATTTTCTTCTAAAGTAGCAGATTTTGGAGATCTTACCTTTGGCGCAATAATACCGGTTTCTGTATATATAATAGGCAAAGTGCGAAAAAAGATATAA